The proteins below come from a single Paludibacter jiangxiensis genomic window:
- a CDS encoding SusC/RagA family TonB-linked outer membrane protein, whose amino-acid sequence MNVKRKFFFILALMTFCLPSFQAIDNGISAQTSQQKNGTVTGMVKDSKGEPVIGASVRVKGTSSGTITDVNGNFTLTNIHTNATLVVSYIGMTSQDVALDNRKSINVTLQESSVGMNEVVVVGYGTQKRSDITGSVTSVSKDRLSNLPVANLFQSIQGVAAGVNVTQLSSIPGDASSVLVRGKNSVSLSNSPLLVVDGVAMSMDASVNDINPNDIESIEILKDASGVAIYGVQGSNGVILVTTKRGSSAAPKVRYGGYVGFSEIAHILQPGSTAQLLERYAEYARIQGSPLNPDYGGVRYANEVDNFKAGKTTDWIDEATQEGIIQNHNISVSGGSQNAKYYIAGDFLDQKGVVKGYNYKRYSMRVNMDVNPTKYFTLGTSSSIVAHNRDGGRANLLNASAMSPYAKEYNDDGTYTQYPMYSETLWSNPMLPTTINPERRSFDIFASGYGEFNFGEIYAPLKGLKYRLNANYTYIPSHTNYYEGKTLYNQQGYGYIDNQESQYYLIENILTYTKDIAKHHFDLTGLFSASSKYWQESKASSRTFPNDNLGWGNLESGSTQSVESQADMRRLQSWMGRLNYNFDSRYLFTATIRRDASSVFGENSKWGNFPSFAVGWNVTREKFAKPVTDVLNNLKLRASWGYSGNASLGVYSSLFQMASSTLAMNGGSTTSMKVGTRMGNSTLHWERTKGLNVAADFGLWNNRINGTIEYYNRTTDGILLSQNLTQISGYANVYNNIGTINNKGIEITLNTTNINIKNFRWNSTIVFAKNKNKWVEVYGNGVEDLSNRWFIGKPLGVIYDYTKVGIWQESEIGKTKAQGGNIGWDDTALAGDLKLADLNNDGKIDDKDRSILGQTDPKWTGGLTNTFSYKNFNLSIFIQTSQGAMANNNVIGTASDEMGRRNGPAEVGFWTPANKSNEWRSLGNHSNSHGYGFPCDASYTRIKDVTLSYNLPSNVLTKLGLSAAQVYVSGRNLYTFTNWVGWDPEARYDGRGSGNWDINYPVTRDLVVGLNVTF is encoded by the coding sequence ATGAATGTAAAAAGAAAATTCTTCTTCATTTTGGCTTTAATGACCTTCTGCTTACCGTCATTTCAAGCCATAGACAATGGTATTTCAGCTCAAACCTCTCAACAAAAAAATGGCACTGTTACGGGAATGGTTAAAGACTCAAAAGGAGAACCTGTAATCGGGGCAAGCGTCAGAGTAAAAGGAACCTCATCAGGAACCATTACGGATGTAAACGGTAACTTCACGCTTACTAACATCCACACGAACGCAACTTTAGTCGTGTCGTATATCGGTATGACCAGTCAGGATGTTGCGCTTGACAATAGAAAATCAATCAATGTAACATTACAAGAGTCGTCTGTCGGCATGAACGAAGTAGTGGTAGTAGGCTACGGTACGCAAAAAAGATCGGATATTACCGGATCTGTCACTTCGGTTTCCAAGGATAGACTTAGTAATTTGCCGGTAGCTAACCTTTTTCAATCAATTCAGGGGGTTGCCGCCGGTGTAAATGTCACTCAACTTTCATCCATTCCCGGTGATGCATCCAGCGTGCTGGTACGTGGTAAAAATTCCGTATCTTTAAGTAATTCTCCGCTGCTTGTTGTCGACGGCGTTGCAATGTCAATGGATGCTTCTGTGAACGACATCAATCCCAATGATATTGAATCTATCGAAATTCTGAAAGACGCATCGGGCGTGGCCATTTATGGTGTTCAGGGTTCAAATGGTGTTATTCTTGTTACTACTAAGCGCGGTAGCTCTGCAGCTCCTAAAGTAAGATATGGCGGTTATGTTGGATTCTCTGAAATTGCACATATTCTCCAACCGGGCTCTACAGCGCAATTACTTGAACGTTATGCCGAATATGCACGCATTCAGGGGTCACCGCTTAATCCCGACTATGGAGGAGTGCGTTACGCCAATGAGGTTGACAACTTCAAAGCAGGTAAAACTACTGACTGGATTGACGAAGCAACTCAAGAAGGAATCATCCAAAACCACAATATCAGCGTAAGTGGAGGAAGCCAAAATGCAAAATATTATATTGCCGGTGATTTCCTCGATCAAAAAGGGGTTGTGAAAGGCTACAACTACAAGCGTTACTCAATGCGTGTTAATATGGATGTAAACCCCACCAAATATTTTACTCTTGGAACAAGCTCGTCAATTGTGGCTCACAATCGGGACGGAGGACGCGCCAACCTTTTGAATGCCTCAGCAATGAGTCCGTACGCAAAAGAATATAACGACGATGGGACTTATACTCAATATCCGATGTACTCCGAAACATTGTGGTCAAACCCTATGTTGCCGACGACAATCAACCCAGAACGCCGTTCATTCGATATTTTTGCAAGTGGTTACGGTGAATTCAATTTCGGCGAAATTTATGCGCCGCTTAAAGGATTAAAATACCGTCTCAATGCCAACTATACTTATATTCCTTCTCACACAAACTATTACGAAGGCAAAACACTTTACAATCAACAAGGTTACGGTTATATCGACAATCAGGAATCACAATATTATCTGATTGAAAACATTCTTACATACACTAAAGATATTGCCAAACATCACTTCGATCTTACTGGGTTGTTTTCTGCTTCGAGCAAATACTGGCAAGAATCCAAAGCTTCGTCGCGTACTTTTCCAAACGACAACTTAGGCTGGGGAAATCTTGAGTCTGGCTCAACACAGTCAGTGGAAAGTCAAGCAGACATGCGTCGCCTGCAATCATGGATGGGACGTTTGAATTACAACTTCGACAGTCGCTATTTGTTTACGGCTACTATTCGCCGCGATGCTTCGTCTGTATTCGGCGAAAACTCGAAATGGGGAAATTTCCCGTCATTTGCAGTTGGATGGAATGTCACCCGGGAAAAATTTGCAAAACCCGTTACTGATGTATTGAACAATTTGAAATTACGTGCTTCATGGGGATATTCAGGGAATGCCTCACTCGGCGTTTACAGCTCTCTGTTCCAAATGGCCTCAAGCACACTCGCAATGAACGGAGGCTCTACAACTTCCATGAAAGTTGGTACACGAATGGGTAACTCTACACTCCATTGGGAACGCACAAAAGGACTTAATGTGGCTGCCGATTTTGGTTTGTGGAATAACCGCATAAACGGAACTATCGAATACTACAATCGTACTACTGACGGAATTTTACTTTCGCAGAACCTGACTCAAATTTCGGGCTACGCAAACGTGTATAACAACATCGGTACTATTAACAATAAAGGTATTGAAATCACATTGAACACAACCAATATCAACATCAAAAATTTCAGATGGAACAGCACTATTGTTTTTGCAAAGAACAAAAACAAATGGGTGGAAGTATATGGCAACGGTGTTGAAGACTTGAGCAATCGTTGGTTTATAGGGAAACCGCTGGGTGTTATTTACGATTACACTAAAGTGGGTATCTGGCAAGAAAGCGAAATTGGGAAAACAAAAGCTCAAGGCGGAAATATCGGATGGGATGACACGGCTCTGGCTGGCGACCTTAAGCTTGCAGATTTGAACAATGATGGAAAAATTGACGACAAAGACCGTTCTATTCTCGGACAAACCGATCCGAAATGGACTGGAGGCTTAACCAATACATTCAGCTATAAAAATTTCAATTTAAGCATTTTTATTCAAACATCGCAGGGAGCAATGGCAAACAACAATGTTATAGGCACTGCGTCAGATGAAATGGGACGCCGCAATGGACCTGCCGAAGTTGGATTCTGGACCCCGGCAAATAAAAGTAACGAATGGCGTTCGCTCGGCAATCACTCTAATAGCCACGGGTACGGATTCCCTTGCGACGCAAGTTATACCCGTATCAAAGACGTAACATTGAGCTACAATTTACCCTCCAATGTATTGACTAAACTAGGCCTCAGTGCCGCACAAGTTTACGTGAGCGGGCGTAACCTCTATACATTTACCAACTGGGTAGGTTGGGACCCCGAGGCACGCTACGATGGCAGAGGTTCCGGTAACTGGGATATCAACTATCCCGTCACTCGCGATTTGGTTGTAGGTCTTAATGTAACGTTTTAA
- a CDS encoding RagB/SusD family nutrient uptake outer membrane protein yields the protein MKDFKITIAVIALSLLTFSCSDNYLTEKPYSFDNTGHTDATTVNAELVGLHRTFAELWGWSGQQGFLSCWQIGTDVCSAGATQGVENPFYQYADLNSENAGVAYLWQKCYEFINNANLIIAAVGDNNKPANAEARFFRAYAYNMLVTLWGDVPLLNQPVTVPTFNFTRQPVADVDKLIDEDLQYGIANLPDVGAAAKPSRINKDMARQLAAEAYLRMGMRDNTYYAKSEQCSTAIIDGGKYQLITQRYGKFLGEGGDYYRDMFRFGNQRRAQGNTEGIWVFEMEYNNQVTGGTVDNPQFRRVWQPALHKIDIGYTNCDSLGGRGNGRLRLSNYMKYTVWNGLQGDIRNSNFNIRRKVFYNKPGFTGATIGVNAKGFRVALTASDKVKDVTVHLGDAVIPYASDSLEVLYPYCTKWGGYDPTDDFGYALVKDWPIMRLGETYLLRAEARFRQNNSTGAADDINKLRDRAFKAARVSSGNATLGKVSASDISIDFILDERARELIGEENRRMTLVRTAKLTSRVVMNGDASPSNKIITGFDASKHVLLPIPLSEIQLNKDAKLTQNPGY from the coding sequence ATGAAAGACTTTAAAATTACAATAGCAGTTATCGCATTAAGTTTACTCACATTTTCCTGTAGCGATAACTATTTAACAGAAAAGCCATACAGTTTTGACAATACCGGGCATACAGATGCCACAACCGTCAATGCAGAGCTGGTGGGATTACACCGTACGTTTGCCGAATTGTGGGGTTGGAGTGGCCAACAAGGATTTCTTTCCTGCTGGCAAATTGGCACAGATGTTTGTTCGGCCGGAGCAACCCAAGGTGTGGAAAATCCATTTTATCAGTATGCCGATTTGAATTCTGAAAATGCAGGTGTCGCTTACCTGTGGCAAAAATGCTACGAATTTATCAACAATGCCAATCTGATTATTGCAGCAGTTGGTGACAACAATAAACCCGCCAATGCCGAAGCTCGTTTCTTCCGCGCTTATGCTTACAATATGTTAGTGACTTTATGGGGAGATGTTCCTCTGCTCAACCAGCCGGTTACCGTGCCCACATTTAATTTTACGCGTCAACCGGTGGCAGATGTAGATAAGCTTATTGACGAAGATTTGCAATACGGAATCGCTAATTTACCTGATGTAGGAGCTGCTGCAAAACCAAGTCGTATTAACAAAGATATGGCACGACAGTTGGCTGCTGAAGCTTATTTGCGTATGGGTATGAGAGACAACACTTACTATGCAAAATCAGAACAGTGTTCTACCGCAATTATCGATGGTGGAAAATATCAACTTATAACACAACGTTACGGAAAATTTCTTGGAGAAGGAGGCGACTACTACCGCGATATGTTCCGTTTCGGCAATCAGCGCCGTGCACAGGGCAATACCGAAGGTATATGGGTATTTGAAATGGAATACAACAATCAGGTAACCGGAGGAACTGTTGACAATCCACAATTCCGTCGTGTTTGGCAACCTGCATTGCATAAAATTGATATTGGCTATACTAACTGTGATTCACTCGGAGGTCGTGGAAACGGACGTCTTCGTCTGAGCAATTATATGAAATACACCGTTTGGAATGGGTTACAAGGTGATATCCGCAACAGCAATTTCAACATTCGTCGCAAAGTATTTTACAACAAACCCGGGTTTACCGGAGCTACAATTGGTGTAAACGCCAAAGGTTTCCGAGTTGCTCTGACAGCTTCCGATAAAGTCAAAGATGTTACTGTTCATCTAGGCGATGCTGTTATCCCCTACGCTTCAGACAGTCTGGAAGTGCTTTATCCGTACTGTACCAAATGGGGAGGATATGATCCTACAGACGATTTTGGTTATGCTTTGGTTAAAGATTGGCCTATTATGCGCTTGGGTGAAACCTATTTGCTCCGTGCCGAAGCTCGTTTTCGTCAAAACAACTCTACGGGTGCAGCAGACGACATAAACAAACTACGTGACAGAGCATTCAAAGCAGCCCGAGTATCTTCTGGGAATGCTACATTGGGAAAAGTAAGCGCATCGGATATTTCTATCGATTTCATTCTTGATGAACGCGCACGTGAGCTCATCGGAGAGGAAAATCGTCGCATGACATTGGTTCGTACAGCCAAACTCACAAGCCGCGTTGTAATGAACGGTGATGCATCACCCTCCAATAAAATCATTACCGGTTTCGATGCCAGCAAACACGTTTTGTTGCCAATTCCACTTTCTGAAATTCAACTGAACAAAGATGCTAAATTGACTCAAAATCCGGGTTATTGA